The DNA sequence AACCTGCTGCTCGGCGCCGTCCTTGGCGTGCTCGCCCCTGTTTTGATGGCGCCGTTGCGGCCCCTGCCGGTTCGCCTGCGCCACCCTGGCGTGATCGTTCGCCTGGTCCTGCGCGTCGGCATGGACGTACTGGTGTCCAATCTGCAAGTCGCCCGCGCCGTCTGGACTGCCAGGCGGCGGCCGCCGCACTCGGCGTTCGTCAAGATCCCGCTGGACTTGCGCAATGCCAACGGGCTGGCAGCGCTGTCGATGATCACCACAGTGATTCCCGGCACAGTCTGGTCGGAACTGGCCCTGGATCGCAGCATCCTGCTGATGCATGTCTTCGACCTGGTCGATGAGGCGCAGTTTATCGAACACTTCAAGACCACCTACGAACGCCCGCTGATGGAGATCTTCGAATGAGTGGCCTGCTCGCCAACACCATCGTGCTCAGCCTGTTCATTTTCGCCGTGGCCATGCTCATGACCCTGATCCGCCTGTTCAAGGGCCCCTCGGCCCAGGACCGGGTACTGGCCCTGGACTATCTGTACATCCTGGCGATGTTGGTGATGCTGGTACTGGGCATTCGCTATGCCAGTGATACCTACTTCGAAGCCGCCTTGCTGATTGCCCTGTTCGGTTTCGTCGGCTCCTTCGCCCTGGCGAAGTTCCTGTTGCGTGGCGAGGTGATCGAATGACCGAGTACATTGAACTGCCGTTCTGGGTCGAACTGCTCACCGCCGCCCTGCTGCTGAGCAGCAGCCTGTTCGCCCTCACCGGCGCGCTGGGCCTGTGGCGCATGAAAGACTTCTTCCAGCGCATGCACCCGCCCGCCCTGGCCTCGACCCTGGGCGCCTGGTGCGTGGCACTGGCATCGATTGTGTATTTTTCGGTGCTCAAGGAGGGGCCGGTGCTGCATGCCTGGCTGATCCCGATTCTGCTGTCGATCACCATGCCGGTGACCACACTGCTGCTGGCGCGGGCGGCCTTGTTTCGCAAGCGCATGGCCGGTGACCCGGTACCGGCCGAAGTCAGCAGCCGCCGCAGCGACAGCGGCAGCTAGGGCGGCTATTTCAGGCTGGCACTCACGCGTGCGGCGATGTCCTCGGGCAACCAGGGCTGCCAGATGTCCGGATGCGCCTTGAGGAAGTCTTCGCTGGCCTGGCGCGGGTCCTGATGTTTCTCGCTCATCTGCGCCAGGGCCTTGTTCAGCGGTTCGATCGGGATATCGACCCTGGCGAAGAATGCCGCGACCTCGGGATACTGCTTCTGAAACGGCGTCGAGACGCCGATCGACAGTTTGGACGGCAGCGATCGGGTCGGCTGGGGATTGGGATTGGCAGGGTCGGTCAGGGTTTCCCAGGCCTTGGCATCGAACGGCGGCTCCTCGAGCTGGATCAACTTGTGCTTGCCCAGCAAAGGTGTCGGTGACCAGTAATAGAACAACACCGGCTTGCCGCGCTGGATCGAAGAGTTGATCTCGGCATCCAGGGCTGCGCCCGAGCCGCTGCGAAAATTCACGTAGCTGTCGCTCAGGCCATAAGCCTTGAGTTTCTGCGCGTTGACGATTTCCGAGGTCCAGCCGATCGGGCTGTTGAGAAAGCGACCCTTGCCGGGGGCTTCGGGATCCTTGAAGACCTCCTTGTAGCGCGGCAGGTCGCTGACGCTGCGCAGCTCCGGGGCCAGCGGCTCGATCCCGCGGGCCGGATCGCCCTTGACCACGTACTCCGGCACCCACCAGCCCTCGGTAGCGCCCTTGACCGTATCGCCGAGGCTGACCACCTTGCCCTCGGCTTCGGCCTTGACCCAGACCGGACTGCGCCCGGCCCATTCTTCGCCGATCACCTGGATGTCATTCTTGGCCAGTGCCGTTTCCAGGGTGATCGTGGTGCCTGGCAGCATGTCGGTGGGTAACCCGTACCCCTTCTCGACGATGTGGCGCAGGATGCCGGTAATCAGGCTGCCGCTTTCCCAGTTCAGGTCGGCAAAATGAATGGGCGCCTCGGCGGCCTGCAACGGGGCAGTCGCAGTGGCCAATGTCAGGCTCAGGCCGGTCAGGGCGCTGGCCAACAGCGCGCGTATTGCTCGCATGCTCGTGTACCTCGAATGGCGTCAGGGCTGCCGACCTCGTACTGGCATATCTTCAGTCAACTGACTGTAGCCGAGGTTCCTTCATTCGAGTGGTAGCGGTATCGAATCGCTTGCAAGCCCGGAAGATTACTCGCTGGCCTTGAAGGTCAACTCACCCTTGCGCCATTTGGCGGCCTTGGCGGTGACGGCTTTCAACGTCTTGGTCAGCCCTTCCTGCAATTGATGGTTGGCCGCGAAGACCAGCACCACGCTATGCCCTTCCTTGAACAGGATGCCATGCCCGTCTGCAGTAGTGACGAAGGCATAGTCGCCCAGGCCATAGACCGTCAACTTGATCTCGCGAAACTTGATTTCCATCTTGCCGCCTTCGCGGCTTGGCAACACAGCGGCGCGGAAGTGGTCACCGACTTTCAACTCCAGACGCGGCTTGTCGTCGACTACCAGCGCGGCCTCGGTATCGATTTCGGCCATGTAGATGCCTTCGGCACTTTGTTCCGTGACATATACAAAACGCGATTGAAACTGTTTGACCAGTTTGGCCCTAAGATCGCCCAGCACGAACAAGGCGTGCATATCGAGATTACTGACTGCCAATGAAAAATCCTCAATACAGAAAAATAACTGCCCCAGGCAACCCGGGCAGCAACTAAGAACAAACCCGCACGCTGACGACCGCTGAAAAAAACGGCTGTGCGAAGCAAACCTCACGACCCCGACGGCCTGGCCGGAACGAACACGGACAGGCACCGATGTATGACGGGCACCTCAATTCGGAGTCAGCTGAGACTAGTGGACATGAACACGCCAAGTCACGACCGACAGGCATCCAGCCTTGAGGGAAAACACGCATTCCTTTGTCGGCGAACGCCATACGAAGGAAATTCGGCAGAAGTCGTCATTGATCGTCGATTTTTCTGACAGCAAAACAGCATGAAAAATGCGATAGCTGAACGAATGGTTCCGGACTGGCCGATCAACCTTGACACCTGCCGCCCATAGCCGGGGGGCACACTCTATACTGCCAACTTGCACGTAAGGAAACGAATATGCACGAAAACACAGAAACCCGTCGAGCCCCTATCGCGAATGCCACTTCGCCACAGGTCGGATTCAATAGCGCACTTTACCCGCTGCTGGCTGATCGGGGCCAGACACTCCTGCCACGTTTCAAAGTCGTCCCGGCAGGTGTAGGCTTTTTTCACATCACTGACCAGGCCACCGGTCGGGTCAAGGGTTTTCGACGCAATCACGACGATGCCTGCGCCCTGGCGCGCAGACTTGAATACTGTAATTGATGCGTGAGTGCGCATCAAAGGGCGATGCAGAAGCGAACTCCGGTCCGCTTCCTGCCTCAGATACTGTACGACATTCAATCGCCGGCAGCCTGTGCTGCCAAGGAGCTGATATGGAACTGCAGACCCCAACCCTGAGCATGCTGTTCGAGCAACTGGGCCTTGCGTCGGATCAGGCCAGCATCGACGAGTTCATTGCCCAGCATCGTCTGGACAAGAACGTAAAGCTCTCCGAGGCGCCCTTCTGGACAGAGCAACAAAAAAAATTCCTGAAGGAGGAGCTCATCAACGACGCCGAATGGGCTGAAGTCTTCGATGAACTGAACGAAGCCCTGCATCCGTAATCAGACGGCCAGGCGCGGCGGCCCTGGTGGCTCGGCACAAACGCAAAAAGGCCCGGAGGTAAACCTCAGGGCCTTGCTCGACACAGCGCAGGTCAGGCCTGGCGCTGGTGCTTGTCGATCTGCTCGTGACGCTCTTGCGCTTCGATGCAGTACTTGGTGGTCGGGCTGATCAGCAGGCGCTTGAGGCCGATTGGCTCGCCGCTGTCATCGCACCAGCCGAAGCTGTCATCGGCAATACGGCCCAGGGCCTGTTCCAGCTGCGGCAGCAGGCGCTGATCGCGATCGATCACATTGACCAGCCAGTGGCGCTCTTCTTCAACCGATGCGGCGTCGGCAGGATCGGCAGGCGTGTCCAGGCTTTCGATGGCTACACGGCTTTGCTCGATACGCTCCTGGGTTTCGATCTTCATGGCCTTCAACAGCTCGGTGAAGAAAGCCAGTTGCTCAGCATTCATGTAGTCATCGGCCGGCATCGCCAGCAACTTTTCCTTTGTCATTGATTTCTCTATAAAAAATACGTGCATCTAAGGCGAATCGGCTGCGCCTCGCGATCATCTCGCCAGGCGCGGAATTCTTCAAGCACCATCCGGCACTCAATTTACAGGGGGCGGCAGTCTAAGGCCGACTTTGATACGCAGCAACTGAAAAGACAGGGATTTTGTCGGACAAATCCCCGCAAAGGCTCTAAAGCAGGTAATAAAGCGCTGCTGGGGCATATGTAACAATGCGTTTTGGCCAGGTTGACCCAGAACATGTTGTGCAACAACGGCAGGGAGAACCCCACGCAGAGCGTCACTGTTAAAAATGAAGGAGGAGCTTTTTATCCCTTGCTCTGCCTGTGATTGAGCCCTGATCTTCTGACTCGATATTGTGGGCAGGATCTGCCCACAAATCCCTGCGCTCGGTTTTTTGGGGGGACTGCCGCACTGGCAGGCAAGGTCATCAGCAGCCTGGCCCTGATTCAGCTGGCCGGCTCAATGAACAATGCCCGAGCCTGCGCCGTGTCGATCTGGCTACGATAGACGGAAATCACCGTTCGGTTATCACGCCCCTGCACTTGTTGGCCGCCGTCGAATCGCTGCGCCACGGTTTTCAGGTGCGCCGCCGTGAAGTTCATGGCCTGGGCGTCGATC is a window from the Pseudomonas sp. LS1212 genome containing:
- a CDS encoding Na+/H+ antiporter subunit E, yielding MRRLFPAPWLSLALWGLWLLLNLSLSPGNLLLGAVLGVLAPVLMAPLRPLPVRLRHPGVIVRLVLRVGMDVLVSNLQVARAVWTARRRPPHSAFVKIPLDLRNANGLAALSMITTVIPGTVWSELALDRSILLMHVFDLVDEAQFIEHFKTTYERPLMEIFE
- a CDS encoding K+/H+ antiporter subunit F; protein product: MSGLLANTIVLSLFIFAVAMLMTLIRLFKGPSAQDRVLALDYLYILAMLVMLVLGIRYASDTYFEAALLIALFGFVGSFALAKFLLRGEVIE
- a CDS encoding Na+/H+ antiporter subunit G; translated protein: MTEYIELPFWVELLTAALLLSSSLFALTGALGLWRMKDFFQRMHPPALASTLGAWCVALASIVYFSVLKEGPVLHAWLIPILLSITMPVTTLLLARAALFRKRMAGDPVPAEVSSRRSDSGS
- a CDS encoding ABC transporter substrate-binding protein; the encoded protein is MRAIRALLASALTGLSLTLATATAPLQAAEAPIHFADLNWESGSLITGILRHIVEKGYGLPTDMLPGTTITLETALAKNDIQVIGEEWAGRSPVWVKAEAEGKVVSLGDTVKGATEGWWVPEYVVKGDPARGIEPLAPELRSVSDLPRYKEVFKDPEAPGKGRFLNSPIGWTSEIVNAQKLKAYGLSDSYVNFRSGSGAALDAEINSSIQRGKPVLFYYWSPTPLLGKHKLIQLEEPPFDAKAWETLTDPANPNPQPTRSLPSKLSIGVSTPFQKQYPEVAAFFARVDIPIEPLNKALAQMSEKHQDPRQASEDFLKAHPDIWQPWLPEDIAARVSASLK
- a CDS encoding DUF2789 domain-containing protein, whose amino-acid sequence is MELQTPTLSMLFEQLGLASDQASIDEFIAQHRLDKNVKLSEAPFWTEQQKKFLKEELINDAEWAEVFDELNEALHP
- a CDS encoding TraR/DksA C4-type zinc finger protein, whose product is MTKEKLLAMPADDYMNAEQLAFFTELLKAMKIETQERIEQSRVAIESLDTPADPADAASVEEERHWLVNVIDRDQRLLPQLEQALGRIADDSFGWCDDSGEPIGLKRLLISPTTKYCIEAQERHEQIDKHQRQA